A section of the Corallococcus silvisoli genome encodes:
- a CDS encoding HP0495 family protein, with protein MTQDGTDKPEAPGEEKKPLIEYPAVYEYKVMGKATVEETAEFEEHVRSLFRRKMGTEVSPDSIHVQHSRKGKFVSLSVSVLLLSEEQRRAIYTELHQDPRIVYYL; from the coding sequence ATGACCCAGGACGGCACCGACAAGCCCGAGGCTCCCGGCGAAGAGAAGAAGCCCCTCATCGAGTACCCCGCTGTCTACGAGTACAAGGTGATGGGCAAGGCGACGGTCGAGGAGACCGCCGAATTCGAGGAGCACGTGCGCTCGCTCTTCCGCCGGAAGATGGGGACGGAGGTGTCCCCGGACTCCATCCATGTGCAGCACAGCCGCAAGGGGAAGTTCGTGTCCCTGAGCGTGTCGGTGCTGCTGCTGTCGGAGGAGCAGCGCCGGGCCATCTACACGGAGCTGCACCAGGATCCCCGCATCGTCTACTACCTGTGA
- a CDS encoding diacylglycerol/lipid kinase family protein, protein MLVQPLRSTDFRRSPTALPSAEPKVAVLLNANARKVDARVVKLMSHVVPEEDLFLSRSPLDARRIAQTVLERGYPTVFTGGGDGTFMGFVNEVLQQVGPRGKFAGQTAPRFGILKLGTGNGIAAFVNASSTRGDGILNDVVRARAAEVPGVRTMNLVQVNGQRAPFAGLGVDGKVLNDYIAVKESLGKGLFKRVMSGGGGYFSAVAFKTVPHYLTSSVQVECEVVNGASEAYRLGAEGQTVGAPLAPGAVLFRGKLMMAAAGTMPFYGYGFRMFPHANDRQGYLQLRLGQVTPTQVLANLPRLWSGRWAPEGLHDFHAREVTIRFARPMPFQVGGDAAGYREQVTLSVAPESIELLDFNGVQ, encoded by the coding sequence ATGCTGGTTCAGCCCCTCCGTTCCACGGACTTCCGCCGCTCGCCGACGGCGCTTCCGTCCGCGGAACCGAAGGTCGCGGTGCTGCTGAACGCGAACGCCCGCAAGGTGGACGCCCGGGTGGTCAAGCTGATGTCGCACGTGGTGCCGGAGGAGGACCTGTTCCTGTCCCGCTCGCCGCTGGACGCGCGCCGCATCGCGCAGACGGTGCTGGAGCGGGGCTACCCCACGGTGTTCACCGGCGGCGGCGACGGCACCTTCATGGGCTTCGTCAATGAGGTCCTGCAGCAGGTGGGTCCGCGCGGGAAGTTCGCCGGCCAGACGGCGCCGCGCTTCGGCATCCTCAAGCTGGGCACGGGGAACGGCATCGCGGCGTTCGTCAACGCCTCCAGCACCCGGGGTGATGGCATCCTCAACGACGTGGTGCGTGCCCGCGCGGCGGAGGTCCCCGGCGTGCGCACCATGAACCTGGTGCAGGTGAACGGGCAGCGCGCGCCGTTCGCGGGCCTGGGCGTGGATGGCAAGGTGCTCAACGACTACATCGCCGTGAAGGAGTCGCTGGGCAAGGGCCTGTTCAAGCGGGTCATGTCCGGCGGTGGCGGCTACTTCTCCGCGGTGGCCTTCAAGACGGTGCCGCACTACCTCACCAGCTCCGTGCAGGTGGAGTGCGAGGTCGTCAACGGCGCGTCGGAGGCCTACCGCCTGGGCGCGGAGGGCCAGACGGTGGGCGCGCCGCTGGCGCCGGGCGCGGTGCTCTTCCGGGGCAAGCTGATGATGGCCGCCGCGGGCACCATGCCCTTCTATGGCTACGGCTTCCGCATGTTCCCCCACGCCAATGATCGCCAGGGCTACCTGCAGCTGCGCCTGGGCCAGGTGACGCCCACGCAGGTGCTGGCCAACCTGCCCCGCCTGTGGAGCGGCCGCTGGGCGCCGGAAGGCCTGCACGACTTCCACGCCCGCGAGGTCACCATCCGCTTCGCGCGACCCATGCCCTTCCAGGTCGGCGGCGACGCGGCCGGCTATCGCGAGCAGGTCACGCTGTCGGTGGCGCCCGAGTCCATCGAGCTGCTCGACTTCAACGGCGTGCAGTAG
- a CDS encoding SAM-dependent methyltransferase: MSPAEHFPLYLPPGAQRAFGSDDATRRFAKVAQLEPGSRVLVLGSGPEGGAAVLLAQELKCSVVAVDTDEALVSPVRERVRSQGLSDRIEVRRVAPDALGMLDGPFHGILVPGRVQYPLDVSLRVFRPLLGKRGRVGFTFPARVGRFTPKPVLDFWEKRLGAPLLLPRELLQALETAGFEPESVESLHDTELDAFYKDLEAHLPEGASQDSASLREELALHREHNQKPGVSYAFAVGRRKEPGEKPPASRDRG, from the coding sequence ATGAGTCCCGCCGAGCACTTCCCGCTGTACCTCCCGCCGGGGGCGCAGCGCGCGTTCGGTTCGGACGACGCCACGCGCCGCTTCGCCAAGGTGGCCCAGCTCGAGCCGGGCTCGCGGGTATTGGTGCTCGGCAGTGGCCCCGAGGGCGGCGCCGCCGTGCTGTTGGCCCAGGAGCTGAAGTGCTCCGTGGTGGCCGTGGACACGGACGAAGCGCTCGTGTCCCCCGTGCGCGAGCGCGTGCGCTCCCAGGGCCTCTCCGATCGCATCGAGGTGCGCCGCGTGGCGCCGGACGCGCTGGGCATGCTGGATGGGCCGTTCCACGGCATCCTGGTGCCGGGGCGGGTGCAGTACCCGCTGGACGTCTCCCTGCGTGTGTTCCGCCCGCTCCTGGGCAAGCGCGGACGGGTGGGCTTCACCTTCCCGGCGCGCGTGGGGCGCTTCACGCCCAAGCCGGTGCTGGACTTCTGGGAGAAGCGCCTGGGCGCGCCGCTGCTGCTGCCCCGCGAACTGCTCCAGGCGTTGGAGACCGCCGGCTTCGAGCCGGAGTCCGTGGAGTCGCTGCACGACACGGAGCTGGACGCGTTCTACAAGGACCTGGAGGCGCACCTGCCAGAGGGCGCCTCGCAGGACAGCGCCTCCCTGCGCGAGGAGCTGGCCCTGCACCGCGAGCACAACCAGAAGCCAGGGGTCAGCTACGCGTTCGCGGTGGGACGCCGCAAGGAACCGGGTGAGAAGCCCCCGGCGTCGCGCGACCGCGGCTGA
- a CDS encoding PhoH family protein, translated as MRKNFILDTNVLLHDPRSIYGFKDNNVIIPIYVIEEIDQFKRDLSELGRNARLVARYLDSFRAEGSLKEGVPLPHGGMLRVAFTDRALPSSMADSNLVDNRILAVALDLMETEPETQAVFITKDTNLRIRADALGLSAQDFDTERVEITDLYTGFTELLVPRDMVDQLYKPGGEVEVPAQDRLFPNELVLLKDELNPSHTAMARFHGAKARLVPLARQSKEGTWGIRPRNMEQAFCLDLLLNDEIKLVTIVGKAGTGKTLLAIAAGLQKVTEEGLYHKLLVSRPIFPLGRDIGYLPGSVEEKLNPWMQPIFDNVEFLMNLSRADKKAGRGHHELIDLGLMEIEPLTYIRGRSIPNQFIIVDEAQNLTPHEVKTILTRVGDNTKIILTGDPFQIDNPYVDSTNNGLVHVVNRFKNEKIAGHITMAKGERSMLAELAANLL; from the coding sequence ATGCGAAAGAACTTCATCCTCGACACGAACGTCCTCCTCCATGACCCCCGCAGCATCTACGGGTTCAAGGACAACAACGTCATCATCCCCATCTACGTCATCGAGGAGATCGATCAGTTCAAGCGCGATCTCTCCGAGCTGGGGCGCAACGCGCGACTGGTGGCGCGCTACCTGGATTCGTTCCGCGCGGAAGGCTCGTTGAAGGAGGGCGTCCCGCTGCCGCACGGTGGGATGCTCCGTGTGGCCTTCACCGACCGTGCGCTGCCGTCGTCCATGGCGGACAGCAACCTGGTGGACAACCGCATCCTCGCGGTCGCCCTGGACCTGATGGAGACCGAGCCGGAGACCCAGGCCGTCTTCATCACCAAGGACACCAACCTGCGCATCCGCGCCGACGCCCTGGGCCTGTCCGCCCAGGACTTCGACACCGAGCGCGTGGAGATCACCGACCTCTACACGGGCTTCACCGAACTGCTCGTGCCCAGGGACATGGTGGATCAGCTCTACAAGCCCGGTGGCGAGGTGGAGGTGCCGGCCCAGGACCGGCTCTTCCCCAACGAGCTGGTGCTGCTGAAGGACGAACTCAACCCGTCCCACACCGCCATGGCCCGCTTCCATGGAGCCAAGGCGCGGCTCGTGCCGCTCGCGCGCCAGAGCAAGGAGGGCACCTGGGGCATCCGTCCGCGCAACATGGAGCAGGCCTTCTGCCTGGACCTGCTGCTCAACGACGAGATCAAGCTCGTGACCATCGTGGGCAAGGCGGGCACGGGCAAGACGCTGCTCGCCATCGCCGCGGGCCTGCAGAAGGTGACGGAGGAGGGGCTGTACCACAAGCTGCTGGTCAGCCGTCCCATCTTCCCCCTGGGCCGAGACATCGGCTACCTGCCTGGCAGCGTCGAGGAGAAGCTCAATCCGTGGATGCAGCCCATCTTCGACAACGTGGAGTTCCTGATGAACCTGAGCCGCGCGGACAAGAAGGCCGGGCGCGGCCACCACGAACTCATCGACCTGGGGCTGATGGAGATTGAACCGCTCACGTACATCCGCGGCCGCAGCATCCCCAACCAGTTCATCATCGTGGACGAGGCGCAGAACCTCACACCCCACGAGGTGAAGACCATCCTCACGCGCGTGGGGGACAACACGAAGATCATCCTCACCGGCGACCCGTTCCAGATCGACAACCCGTACGTGGACTCGACGAACAACGGGCTCGTTCACGTGGTCAACCGCTTCAAGAACGAGAAGATCGCCGGCCACATCACCATGGCCAAGGGCGAGCGCAGCATGCTGGCCGAGCTGGCGGCCAACCTGTTGTGA
- a CDS encoding DUF2019 domain-containing protein, producing the protein MEDLQRIVEEFARHAAAQTEAIMRGDPKTGNKHAKQSLAAFKQLKAHGDAGRDALATLFTDPRMDVRTAAAVFLLRHRTVDAKAVLEEAAKGTGLIPFEAQEALKRWEEGTWSLDPA; encoded by the coding sequence ATGGAAGACCTTCAGAGAATCGTGGAAGAGTTCGCGCGGCACGCCGCTGCACAAACCGAAGCCATCATGCGCGGTGATCCAAAGACCGGAAACAAGCACGCGAAGCAGTCGCTGGCTGCGTTCAAGCAGCTCAAGGCCCATGGCGACGCAGGCCGAGATGCACTCGCCACGCTCTTCACGGATCCGCGCATGGACGTGAGGACGGCGGCGGCAGTCTTTCTGCTTCGGCACCGGACAGTTGACGCGAAGGCGGTACTGGAAGAGGCCGCGAAGGGAACAGGGCTCATTCCCTTCGAAGCACAGGAGGCCCTGAAGCGCTGGGAAGAGGGGACTTGGTCCCTGGATCCGGCCTGA
- the greB gene encoding transcription elongation factor GreB gives MSQEVHDPPDTPEDDEAGEQAPFRRYLTRTGAERMHRELLQLLNEARPKVTAEVSAAAAQGDRSENAEYIYGKKRLREIDRRIRFLQKRLDTATIVTPAEQVDRSKVYFGATVTLEDEGGIRSTYQIVGSDEIDASGGRISVESPMGRALLRKAPGDTVEVRRPRGEIELTLVDIRYD, from the coding sequence ATGTCCCAGGAAGTTCACGACCCGCCTGACACCCCCGAGGACGACGAGGCAGGGGAGCAGGCGCCGTTCCGCCGCTACCTCACCCGAACGGGCGCCGAGCGCATGCACCGCGAGCTCCTCCAACTGCTCAACGAGGCCCGCCCCAAGGTCACCGCAGAGGTGTCCGCCGCCGCCGCGCAGGGCGACCGTTCAGAAAACGCCGAATACATCTACGGCAAGAAGCGCCTGCGGGAGATCGACCGTCGCATCCGCTTCCTCCAGAAGCGTCTGGACACCGCCACCATCGTCACCCCCGCCGAACAGGTGGACCGCTCGAAAGTCTACTTCGGCGCTACCGTCACCCTGGAGGACGAGGGCGGAATTCGCAGCACTTACCAGATTGTCGGTTCTGACGAGATCGACGCTTCAGGTGGCCGCATCAGCGTCGAATCACCCATGGGCCGTGCGCTCCTGCGCAAGGCACCGGGTGACACCGTGGAGGTGCGGCGCCCCCGGGGGGAGATCGAGCTCACCCTGGTGGACATCCGTTACGACTAG
- a CDS encoding beta/alpha barrel domain-containing protein, giving the protein MPRPPPLSPHSRRTYSRLSGLDLSASAGESLSLDDLGLEAGGDRVGLAFGTYSREGLERALHAYGFAQRLRERVGPFELRLSCQDPFQPRITFLSRRYHAPVADLSLRRATGAEVGFTHAAAEAPLLYLDSLLLQHPGRPFDWNRPPLPGQLHPGLSLSRDILELLHLMARRIGAEAVALMPATFAAACIYEPRFTFVDGAAQGRFSAMRRSGRGWPRWLLAWAVELGCMRDAQGEPALYAPSPMISPLSRRLARRLDTRGWHRAQRFQAKQGMTLDEEALQARFPWARMPSGPPPERVVEMLGYDPLSPPSPGLDGEEPGSSFLRASATS; this is encoded by the coding sequence ATGCCTCGGCCGCCACCGCTCAGTCCCCACTCGCGCCGCACCTATTCGCGCCTGAGCGGCCTGGACCTCTCCGCCTCCGCGGGCGAGTCCCTCTCGTTGGATGACCTGGGCCTGGAGGCGGGGGGCGACCGCGTGGGCCTGGCCTTCGGCACCTACAGCCGCGAGGGCCTGGAGCGCGCCCTCCACGCCTACGGCTTCGCCCAGCGTCTGCGAGAGCGGGTGGGCCCCTTCGAGCTGCGCCTGTCCTGCCAGGACCCCTTCCAGCCGCGCATCACCTTCCTGAGCCGCCGCTACCACGCGCCCGTCGCAGACCTGTCCCTGCGCCGGGCCACGGGCGCGGAGGTCGGCTTCACCCATGCAGCGGCGGAGGCGCCGCTGCTCTACCTGGACAGCCTCCTGCTCCAGCATCCGGGGCGCCCCTTCGACTGGAACCGTCCCCCCTTGCCCGGGCAGCTCCACCCCGGCCTCTCGCTGTCCCGCGACATCCTGGAGCTGCTGCACCTGATGGCCCGGCGCATCGGCGCGGAGGCCGTGGCGTTGATGCCCGCGACGTTCGCCGCCGCGTGCATCTACGAGCCGCGCTTCACCTTCGTGGACGGCGCCGCCCAGGGCCGCTTCAGCGCCATGCGCCGCTCCGGACGTGGCTGGCCCCGCTGGCTGCTGGCTTGGGCGGTGGAGCTGGGCTGCATGCGGGATGCGCAGGGCGAGCCCGCCCTCTACGCGCCCTCGCCGATGATCAGCCCCCTGTCGCGGCGGCTGGCGCGGCGGTTGGACACGCGCGGCTGGCACCGGGCACAGCGCTTCCAGGCGAAGCAGGGAATGACGCTCGACGAGGAGGCGTTGCAGGCGCGCTTCCCCTGGGCCCGGATGCCCTCCGGCCCTCCGCCCGAAAGGGTGGTGGAGATGCTCGGATATGATCCGCTGTCGCCCCCATCGCCGGGGCTGGACGGGGAAGAACCTGGGTCATCCTTCCTCCGGGCCAGCGCGACCTCCTGA